CCTGCCCATCCCATGACCAATACACGAGGAATGCCCTGCCTTTAATTTTATCCATTCGCACAAATCCCCAAAACCGACTGTCCAAACTTTGGTCACGGTTATCACCCATCACAAAGTAGGAGTCCGGAGGAACGGTTAAGGGCCCAAGATTATCCCGAGGATTGATACGACCATCAATAATTCCAGGGTCGACCCTCTGCGTAAACCCCTCATCCAACAATGGCTGTCCATTCACAATCACGTGCTTATTTTGAATATGAATGGTATCACCAGGAAGCCCGATCACCCGCTTAATGAAATCCTTGTTTTCATCCTCGGGGTAACGAAACACGATGATATCTCCACGCGACGGAGGATCAAAATTCATCACGATCGTTGAAGAAAAACACGTCACGGGGGGGAACGAGACCTGAAACTCACAGTCTTTCG
Above is a window of Candidatus Nitrospira neomarina DNA encoding:
- the lepB gene encoding signal peptidase I, translated to MEISKKSIFREYAEALIIAIILALTIRVFVVQAFKIPSGSMIPTLMIGDHILVSKLAYGFQMPKDCEFQVSFPPVTCFSSTIVMNFDPPSRGDIIVFRYPEDENKDFIKRVIGLPGDTIHIQNKHVIVNGQPLLDEGFTQRVDPGIIDGRINPRDNLGPLTVPPDSYFVMGDNRDQSLDSRFWGFVRMDKIKGRAFLVYWSWDGQGAWTDWIRWERIGKIIE